Proteins co-encoded in one Acidobacteriota bacterium genomic window:
- a CDS encoding GNAT family N-acetyltransferase, producing the protein MDNQKQDITIRTAAEGDAVLISVLASTTFYEAYFEQDEPGDLAGYIHDSFEIAVLEAEIADPASRFYIVLRNGKAVGYAKLITGSTHASITSPDPVELKRIYLLERVWGTGLGEILLEHCIKTAKELGAGSIWLGVWEENQRGQSFYKKHGFVQTGTLEFPYGDSVGINLVMEKPL; encoded by the coding sequence ATGGATAACCAGAAACAAGACATCACCATTAGAACCGCCGCCGAAGGCGATGCCGTCCTGATCTCCGTACTCGCTTCGACGACCTTTTACGAAGCGTATTTCGAGCAGGATGAACCGGGTGACCTGGCGGGCTACATTCACGATTCATTCGAGATCGCCGTACTCGAAGCAGAGATCGCCGATCCGGCATCCCGCTTTTACATCGTTCTGCGTAATGGGAAAGCCGTCGGCTACGCGAAGCTCATAACCGGTTCGACGCACGCGAGTATCACTTCGCCAGATCCGGTTGAGTTAAAGCGGATCTACCTGCTTGAACGTGTTTGGGGCACCGGACTGGGCGAGATATTGCTGGAACACTGCATTAAGACGGCCAAAGAACTTGGCGCAGGGTCCATCTGGCTGGGAGTATGGGAAGAAAATCAGCGAGGGCAAAGTTTCTATAAAAAGCACGGCTTCGTGCAGACCGGAACGCTGGAGTTCCCATACGGAGATTCTGTTGGAATTAATCTCGTAATGGAAAAGCCGCTATAA
- a CDS encoding VTT domain-containing protein has product MDSIVEFLYTLKDFLNPKFLIDYMLNLLGVYVYFGLFFIIFAETGLAVGFFLPGDSLLVVSGLFAAAGKLNVLLVMLAFFLGSVIGDSTGYWTGRVMGKTLFNREESWVFKPSRVEKAHHFFEKYGPKTVILARFVPIVRTFAPIVVGAAEMPYRQFLPYSIFGGLLWIGSMVLAGYFLGGVVERALNIKLEDHIEKVVIVVVVLSLLPPIIEFLKHKFGKRPDLVDEIVEVVEDDKPAA; this is encoded by the coding sequence ATGGACTCAATCGTCGAATTTCTTTACACCTTAAAAGATTTTCTCAATCCAAAATTCCTGATCGACTATATGCTGAATCTGCTCGGCGTGTACGTCTATTTCGGTTTGTTTTTTATTATCTTCGCCGAGACAGGGCTTGCGGTCGGCTTCTTTCTGCCGGGCGACTCGCTGCTTGTCGTTTCAGGCCTCTTCGCTGCTGCCGGCAAGTTGAATGTTTTGCTTGTGATGCTGGCCTTCTTTCTCGGTTCAGTGATCGGCGACAGCACCGGTTACTGGACCGGCCGGGTAATGGGCAAAACTCTCTTTAACCGCGAAGAATCATGGGTCTTCAAGCCAAGCCGGGTTGAAAAAGCTCATCACTTCTTCGAGAAATACGGCCCCAAGACGGTGATCCTCGCGAGATTTGTTCCGATCGTACGCACGTTCGCCCCGATCGTAGTTGGTGCTGCCGAGATGCCGTACAGGCAATTCCTTCCCTACAGCATCTTTGGCGGATTGCTTTGGATCGGCAGCATGGTGCTTGCTGGTTACTTCCTCGGCGGTGTCGTGGAACGGGCCCTGAACATCAAGCTCGAAGATCATATCGAAAAAGTCGTCATCGTCGTCGTCGTCCTTTCACTGCTACCGCCGATCATAGAGTTTCTTAAACATAAATTTGGTAAAAGGCCTGACTTAGTGGACGAGATAGTTGAGGTCGTTGAGGATGACAAACCGGCCGCGTAA
- the surE gene encoding 5'/3'-nucleotidase SurE, with the protein MTRPRILLTNDDGYHADGILALEAALSEVGDVYVVAPESEMSGASHSLTLSRPLRIRHRGARHWTVDGTPTDCVTLALNQILPKDELPHICCSGINHGGNLGDDATYSGTVAGAMEATILGVAGLAFSLVVYREQDFTESAKIAAEITRKALADGIPKGTLLNVNVPKGVPRGIRVTKQGFKDARPHITEHLDPRGKQYYWIGELRDGFHAEGGTDFEAIDEGYVSVTPMRSDLTNHAALETLQYWNTN; encoded by the coding sequence ATGACCCGACCACGCATACTTTTAACCAACGACGACGGCTATCATGCGGATGGCATTTTGGCTCTTGAGGCGGCTCTGAGCGAGGTCGGTGACGTTTACGTTGTAGCTCCGGAATCTGAGATGAGTGGAGCTTCGCACAGCCTTACCCTTTCGCGGCCATTAAGGATCAGGCATCGCGGGGCACGGCATTGGACGGTTGACGGGACGCCAACCGATTGCGTCACGCTCGCCCTAAATCAGATCCTGCCAAAGGACGAATTACCGCACATTTGCTGTTCAGGTATCAATCATGGCGGAAATCTGGGTGACGACGCAACCTATTCAGGCACCGTCGCCGGTGCGATGGAAGCGACGATCCTTGGTGTCGCCGGGCTCGCATTCAGTCTTGTGGTGTACCGCGAGCAGGATTTCACCGAATCTGCGAAGATCGCCGCCGAGATCACCCGAAAGGCTCTCGCTGACGGAATTCCAAAAGGCACTCTGCTCAACGTCAATGTACCAAAAGGCGTTCCGAGGGGCATCCGCGTTACGAAACAGGGCTTCAAAGATGCTCGGCCCCACATTACCGAACACCTAGATCCGCGCGGAAAGCAATATTATTGGATCGGTGAGCTTCGCGACGGCTTTCACGCTGAGGGCGGAACGGATTTTGAAGCGATCGATGAGGGCTACGTCTCCGTCACGCCGATGAGAAGCGACCTGACAAACCACGCAGCTCTTGAAACTCTGCAATACTGGAACACGAACTAA
- a CDS encoding protein-L-isoaspartate(D-aspartate) O-methyltransferase: MTMQRLRMVDKLRDEYHIADERVLEVMANLPRHLFVPEAIKSQAYRDNALPIAGGQTISQPYIVARMTSLLELTGSEKVLEIGAGSGYQTAILASLARKVFSIERLHNLAAESNQRLQTLGFRNFTLKAGDGTSGWDAYMPYDAILVAAGGPEIPEPLVKQLKVGGKLVIPVGEDRKSQMLIRVTRTETGSTVENFGPCAFVPLIGEFGWNG; encoded by the coding sequence ATGACCATGCAGCGGCTTCGCATGGTCGATAAACTTCGCGACGAATACCACATCGCGGATGAACGCGTTCTCGAGGTCATGGCAAATTTACCGCGTCACCTTTTCGTTCCCGAAGCGATAAAATCACAGGCATATCGCGACAACGCCCTCCCGATCGCCGGCGGCCAGACTATCTCGCAGCCGTATATCGTCGCTCGAATGACGAGTCTTTTGGAACTTACTGGTTCCGAAAAAGTGCTCGAGATCGGCGCTGGTTCCGGCTATCAGACCGCGATCCTGGCTTCGCTCGCCCGCAAGGTCTTTTCGATCGAACGCCTGCACAATCTCGCCGCCGAATCCAACCAACGATTGCAAACGCTTGGATTCAGAAACTTTACGCTCAAAGCCGGCGACGGCACCAGCGGCTGGGACGCCTATATGCCGTACGATGCGATACTTGTCGCCGCCGGCGGCCCGGAGATCCCTGAACCGCTCGTCAAGCAGCTCAAGGTCGGCGGCAAACTCGTCATTCCGGTCGGCGAAGATCGAAAATCGCAAATGCTCATCCGCGTCACGCGAACTGAAACAGGCTCGACAGTCGAGAACTTCGGCCCGTGCGCCTTTGTCCCCCTAATTGGGGAATTTGGCTGGAATGGCTAA